A genomic region of Metopolophium dirhodum isolate CAU chromosome 1, ASM1992520v1, whole genome shotgun sequence contains the following coding sequences:
- the LOC132934672 gene encoding glycine receptor subunit alpha-2 isoform X1, whose protein sequence is MASLMTNLFFLYGIYVLLIIGQTALSSQKYRHCYARHHKRSANPTFRYRPHVSECASPSSTVASSNDDGCEESRRQSTEQRPVQRRLPASQIPPTTTPPLTLPSSTPPLTLPSSTTPLTLPSSTPPLTLPSSTPPPPPTSPPPQPPARTNSWPPGHGLHKHLLLVTGQVYQEFISECSVAEQARDLHELSSKLERRPGLFGVGDFVLVQVGTGWRLNVQLLDVLVDRLGNVSMYADKKYYSKTMTKHCRNIGDRCTLLANLVPVIEQLELRQEFLIGGGGGGGMYDPDWIPVPAVPPLPRNFTGDTEKQIEYLTWRLCVRDRRQNFYYKLDQDSLRSPLSDQSDIAESDNVVFETSLSLTDILPINPKNYDKNRAPKVQGQPTIVYFHVTVLSLDSINEESMTYVADIFLAQSWRDQRLRLPENMSEDYRILDVEWLHDIWRPDCFFKNAKKVTFHEMSIPNHYLWLYHDKTLLYMSKLTLVLSCAMKFESYPHDTQICSMMIESLSHTTHDLVFIWNMTDPLVVNPDIELPQLDISNNITTDCTIEYSTGNFTCLAVMFNLRRRLGYHLFHTYIPSALIVVMSWISFWIKPEAIPARVTLGVTSLLTLATQNTQSQQSLPPVSYVKAIDIWMSSCSIFVFLSLMEFAVVNNYMGPVATKVMKGYSEEDIRGGDDFKELDPKNRSPIRSVATVAAAPQYPTFCNGRAIALYIDKFSRFFFPFSFFILNVAYWTSFL, encoded by the exons cgaGTCTAAtgacaaatttgttttttctgtaCGGGATTTATGTTCTTCTAATTATCGGTCAGACCGCATTGAGCTCACA GAAATATCGGCACTGTTACGCGCGGCATCACAAACGATCCGCCAACCCGACATTCAGGTACCGGCCGCACGTGTCGGAGTGCGCATCGCCGTCCTCTACCGTGGCCTCCTCCAACGACGACGGCTGCGAAGAATCGCGACGGCAGTCAACCGAACAACGACCGGTGCAGCGGCGGTTACCGGCATCGCAGATACCACCAACCACGACGCCACCTCTAACACTACCATCATCGACGCCACCTCTAACGCTGCCATCATCGACAACACCTCTAACGCTGCCATCGTCGACGCCACCTCTAACGCTGCCATCATCGACGCCACCTCCGCCACCTACTTCACCACCACCTCAACCACCGGCGCGCACCAACAGCTGGCCGCCGGGCCACGGACTACACAAACACCTGTTGCTGGTCACCGGGCAGGTGTACCAGGAGTTCATAAGCGAGTGTTCTGTAGCGGAACAGGCGCGTGACCTCCACGAACTCAGCTCGAAGCTCGAGCGACGGCCCGGGCTGTTCGGCGTCGGCGACTTCGTGCTGGTCCAGGTTGGTACGGGCTGGCGGCTCAACGTCCAGCTGCTCGACGTGCTGGTCGACAGGCTGGGCAATGTGTCAATGTACGCGGACAAGAAGTACTACAGCAAAACGATGACCAAACACTGCCGAAACATCGGCGACCGGTGCACGCTGCTCGCCAACCTGGTGCCCGTCATCGAACAGCTGGAGCTGCGCCAGGAATTTCTCatcggcggtggcggtggtggcggcaTGTACGACCCCGACTGGATTCCGGTACCCGCTGTGCCGCCCCTGCCCCGCAACTTCACAGGCGACACCGAGAAGCAAATCGAATACCTGACGTGGCGGCTGTGCGTCCGGGACAGGCGACAAAATTTCTACTACAAACTCGACCAGGACTCGCTGCGGTCCCCCTTGAG TGATCAAAGTGACATCGCTGAGAGTGACAATGTCGTCTTCGAAACCAGCTTGTCACTCACCGACATTTTACCGATCAATCCAAAAAACTACGACAAAAACCGTGCGCCAAAAGTACAAGGGCAACCGACTATTGTTTACTTCCACGTCACCGTGCTGTCTTTGGATTCCATTAACGAAGAATCCATG ACGTACGTGGCGGACATATTCTTGGCGCAAAGCTGGAGGGACCAGAGACTCCGGCTCCCGGAAAACATGAGCGAAGACTACCGCATACTGGATGTCGAATGGTTGCACGACATATGGCGACCCGATTGTTTCTTCAAAAACGCGAAAAAAGTGACGTTTCACGAGATGAGCATACCCAACCATTACTTGTGGCTGTACCACGACAAGACGCTGCTGTACATGTCAAA ATTGACGTTGGTATTATCGTGTGCGATGAAATTTGAATCGTATCCACATGACACACAAATATGTTCAATGATGATCGAAAGCC TGTCTCACACAACTCACGATTTGGTTTTTATATGGAATATGACAGATCCATTAGTGGTAAATCCAGATATCGAATTACCTCAACTCGATATATCAAACAATATAACTACCGATTGCACAATAGAATACTCAACAG ggaaTTTCACATGTTTGGCCGTGATGTTCAATTTACGAAGACGCTTAGGGTATCATTTATTCCACACGTACATCCCATCGGCGCTCATCGTTGTCATGTCATGGATTTCGTTTTGGATAAAACCCGAGGCCATACCAGCTAGAGTGACGTTGGGCGTGACTTCGCTATTGACGCTCG CCACTCAAAACACTCAGTCACAACAGTCCCTGCCACCTGTATCCTATGTGAAAGCCATCGACATATGGATGTCTTCGTGTTCGATTTTCGTTTTTCTATCCTTAATGGAATTCGCCGTCGTCAATAACTACATGGGACCGGTGGCGACCAAAGTGATGAAAGGATACTCAGAAGAAGACATCCGAGGAGGCGACGATTTcaag GAACTGGACCCGAAAAACCGAAGTCCAATCAGAAGTGTGGCCACCGTAGCCGCGGCACCTCAGTACCCGACTTTCTGCAACGGCCGCGCAATCGCACTTTACATCGACAAGTTCTCACGGTTCTTTTTCCCGTTTTCGTTTTTTATCCTCAACGTCGCCTATTGGACATCGTTTTTGTAA
- the LOC132934672 gene encoding glycine receptor subunit alpha-4 isoform X2 yields the protein MASLMTNLFFLYGIYVLLIIGQTALSSHDQSDIAESDNVVFETSLSLTDILPINPKNYDKNRAPKVQGQPTIVYFHVTVLSLDSINEESMTYVADIFLAQSWRDQRLRLPENMSEDYRILDVEWLHDIWRPDCFFKNAKKVTFHEMSIPNHYLWLYHDKTLLYMSKLTLVLSCAMKFESYPHDTQICSMMIESLSHTTHDLVFIWNMTDPLVVNPDIELPQLDISNNITTDCTIEYSTGNFTCLAVMFNLRRRLGYHLFHTYIPSALIVVMSWISFWIKPEAIPARVTLGVTSLLTLATQNTQSQQSLPPVSYVKAIDIWMSSCSIFVFLSLMEFAVVNNYMGPVATKVMKGYSEEDIRGGDDFKELDPKNRSPIRSVATVAAAPQYPTFCNGRAIALYIDKFSRFFFPFSFFILNVAYWTSFL from the exons cgaGTCTAAtgacaaatttgttttttctgtaCGGGATTTATGTTCTTCTAATTATCGGTCAGACCGCATTGAGCTCACA TGATCAAAGTGACATCGCTGAGAGTGACAATGTCGTCTTCGAAACCAGCTTGTCACTCACCGACATTTTACCGATCAATCCAAAAAACTACGACAAAAACCGTGCGCCAAAAGTACAAGGGCAACCGACTATTGTTTACTTCCACGTCACCGTGCTGTCTTTGGATTCCATTAACGAAGAATCCATG ACGTACGTGGCGGACATATTCTTGGCGCAAAGCTGGAGGGACCAGAGACTCCGGCTCCCGGAAAACATGAGCGAAGACTACCGCATACTGGATGTCGAATGGTTGCACGACATATGGCGACCCGATTGTTTCTTCAAAAACGCGAAAAAAGTGACGTTTCACGAGATGAGCATACCCAACCATTACTTGTGGCTGTACCACGACAAGACGCTGCTGTACATGTCAAA ATTGACGTTGGTATTATCGTGTGCGATGAAATTTGAATCGTATCCACATGACACACAAATATGTTCAATGATGATCGAAAGCC TGTCTCACACAACTCACGATTTGGTTTTTATATGGAATATGACAGATCCATTAGTGGTAAATCCAGATATCGAATTACCTCAACTCGATATATCAAACAATATAACTACCGATTGCACAATAGAATACTCAACAG ggaaTTTCACATGTTTGGCCGTGATGTTCAATTTACGAAGACGCTTAGGGTATCATTTATTCCACACGTACATCCCATCGGCGCTCATCGTTGTCATGTCATGGATTTCGTTTTGGATAAAACCCGAGGCCATACCAGCTAGAGTGACGTTGGGCGTGACTTCGCTATTGACGCTCG CCACTCAAAACACTCAGTCACAACAGTCCCTGCCACCTGTATCCTATGTGAAAGCCATCGACATATGGATGTCTTCGTGTTCGATTTTCGTTTTTCTATCCTTAATGGAATTCGCCGTCGTCAATAACTACATGGGACCGGTGGCGACCAAAGTGATGAAAGGATACTCAGAAGAAGACATCCGAGGAGGCGACGATTTcaag GAACTGGACCCGAAAAACCGAAGTCCAATCAGAAGTGTGGCCACCGTAGCCGCGGCACCTCAGTACCCGACTTTCTGCAACGGCCGCGCAATCGCACTTTACATCGACAAGTTCTCACGGTTCTTTTTCCCGTTTTCGTTTTTTATCCTCAACGTCGCCTATTGGACATCGTTTTTGTAA
- the LOC132934673 gene encoding F-actin-capping protein subunit alpha, whose product MAMEGEELISDQEKVRIVSDFILHSPPGEFNEVFNDVRGLVNNDALLKEGTCWAFALYNKEQTLPVKLENSEYPVLITQFNDLGSSRFYDPRSKQSFKFDHLRKEPSNYENWEPDSETEAWRSVFETEFTSYTSLHYKHGTCSVFAKQEGSSTVITACIEDHEFQAKNFWNGRWRSQWTLTVGPTNIDVFGFLRIHVHYYENGNVQLVASKEIKESIALTTEELAVKEVLKIAEDAENEYQIAITENYQTMSETTFKALRRQLPVTRTKIDWNKIVSYSIAKEFKTQ is encoded by the exons ATGGCCATGGAAGGAGAGGAACTCATCTCGGACCAGGAAAAG gtCAGGATTGTTTCGGATTTCATACTGCATTCACCTCCTGGCGAATTTAATGAAGTATtcaatg atgttCGAGGCTTAGTTAACAATGATGCACTTCTTAAAGAAGGAACGTGTTG GGCATTTGCTTTATACAATAAAGAACAAACATTACCTGTTAAGCTAGAAAACAGTGAATATCCGGTGCTTATTACTCAATTTAATGATCTAGGATCTAGTAGATTTTATGATCCTAGATCTAAACAATCATTTAAGTTTGATCATTTAAGAAAAGAACCATCAAACTATGAG aaTTGGGAGCCAGATTCAGAGACAGAAGCTTGGCGTTCAGTATTTGAAACAGAATTTACTTCATATACGTCATTACATTATAAGCATGGTACATGCAGTGTATTTGCAAAACAAGAAGGTTCTTCCACTGTTATAACAGCTTGCATTGAGGATCATGAATTCCAAGCAAAAAATTTTtg GAATGGTCGTTGGAGGTCTCAGTGGACTCTCACTGTTGGACCAACTAATATAGATGTTTTTGGATTCTTACGAATTCATGttcattattatgaaaatggtAATGTTCAACTTGTAGCATCTAAAGAAATAAAGGAATCAATTGCATTAACA actGAAGAGTTAGCTGTTAAAGAAGTTTTGAAAATAGCAGAAGATGCTGAAAATGAGTACCAGATAGCTATTACAGAAAATTATCAAACTATGTCAGAAACAACTTTTAAGGCACTCCGTCGCCAGTTGCCAGTCACTAGAACAAAAATTGATTGGAATAAAATTGTTTCTTATAGCATTGCTAAAGAGTTTAAAACTCAATGA